Proteins from a single region of Anastrepha ludens isolate Willacy chromosome 5, idAnaLude1.1, whole genome shotgun sequence:
- the LOC128863151 gene encoding uncharacterized protein LOC128863151, protein MIKSWSVLLLCICIALQLVASFPQPDDDNNANAVQSSSAENVLSLPRNQLLLGTLGILTNQSRFILRSSTTFMKDLIREMNALPEKSKAIERNITRVSNVLAAVERIDLDAKPPLINQMFAAVDEVGKIYDEFYGMPENNDTKSDAAVLEKIFEKVGSESLEKRFNDSLDATLDDFMKLFDNFATSLSEKERQSESQLLNWYERFKKEEDVEKKFDYLEEFWRYFE, encoded by the exons ATGATTAAAAGCTGGAGCGTTTTGCTTTTGTGCATTTGCATAGCATTGCAG CTAGTGGCTTCATTTCCACAACCCGATGATGACAATAATGCGAATGCAGTACAATCCTCGTCTGCTGAAAATGTATTAAGTTTGCCGCGGAATCAATTACTACTCGGCACGCTGGGTATCCTCACCAATCAGTCGCGTTTTATCTTGCGCTCGTCGACCACCTTCATGAAGGACTTAATCAGAGAAATGAATGCGCTGCCAGAGAAGAGCAAAGCCATCGAGCGGAATATCACCCGTGTGAGTAATGTACTGGCGGCTGTCGAGCGTATTGATTTAGATGCCAAGCCTCCTCTTATTAATCAGATGTTCGCGGCAGTCGATGAGGTTGGTAAAATCTACGATGAGTTCTATGGCATGCCAGAAAATAATGACACCAAAAGCGATGCCGCCGTATTGGAGAAGATATTCGAAAAGGTCGGTTCGGAAAGTTTGGAGAAGCGGTTTAATGATTCGCTGGACGCAACATTGGACGATTTCATGAAATTATTCGATAACTTTGCCACATCGCTGAGTGAGAAGGAAAGGCAAAGCGAATCTCAACTTCTCAACTGGTATGAGCGCTTCAAGAAGGAGGAGGACGTCGAAAAGAAGTTTGATTACTTGGAAGAATTTTGGCGAtactttgaataa
- the LOC128863434 gene encoding uncharacterized protein LOC128863434 gives MVKFRSVSIVAKFLILQVLVSLPLRSEQKPLTCLEEWKAEFQTNIATIGREWGNEFVHYINAFLQNLLQELNDSSTKGEGGPSDGLEEIGKSDSNFLDLSTKELDKVISLVKNLFDALFGTPNRDDQQSDQSPMEDLLDDEDISELISPLVRDLESSLFDFQTTPNRDDQQSDQSSMEFFLD, from the exons ATGGTTAAATTCAGGAGCGTGTCAATTGTGGCCAAATTTCTGATTTTGCAG GTGCTTGTATCGTTGCCCCTAAGAAGTGAACAGAAGCCATTAACGTGCCTAGAAGAATGGAAGGCGGAATTTCAGACTAACATAGCCACTATTGGCAGGGAATGGGGAAAcgaatttgttcattatataaaCGCTTTCCTACAAAATCTACTTCAAGAATTGAATGATTCATCTACGAAAGGCGAAGGTGGGCCAAGTGATGGACTGGAGGAAATAGGAAAGAGTGATTCGAATTTCCTTGATCTATCGACTAAGGAACTGGATAAAGTCATCAgtttagttaaaaatttattcgaCGCACTCTTTGGCACACCTAATCGTGATGATCAGCAGAGTGATCAAAGCCCAATGGAAGATTTATTAGACGACGAAGATATAAGTGAGCTAATTAGTCCACTCGTCCGTGACTTAGAAAGCTCTTTATTCGATTTTCAAACCACACCTAATCGTGATGATCAGCAGAGTGATCAGAGctcaatggaattttttttagattaa